The following are from one region of the Salvia splendens isolate huo1 chromosome 2, SspV2, whole genome shotgun sequence genome:
- the LOC121777448 gene encoding uncharacterized protein LOC121777448, with protein MEALQEMPTYAKFLKDVLSKKKRWTDYETVNISEKCSAIIQKKLPAKLKDPDSFNISCIIGNNRQKKGTLKMKIGTLKPTTITLQMADRTVTYPKGIVEDVLVMVHDFIFPVDFIVLDMEEDVNVPLILGRPFLATGKTLIDIAKGELTLYMGNNATSYLCTML; from the exons ATGGAGGCACTTCAAGAAATGCCTACATATGCAAAGTTCCTAAAAGATGTGCTCTCCAAGAAGAAGAGGTGGACTGACTATGAGACGGTGAACATATCTGAAAAATGTAGTGCCATAATTCAGAAAAAGCTACCGGCCAAGCTTAAAGATCCTGACAGTTTCAACATCTCATGCATCATTGGAAATAATAGACAGAAAAAAGGCACTTT AAAGATGAAGATCGGCACTCTCAAGCCGACAACAATCACACTGCAGATGGCAGATAGAACCGTCACCTATCCTAAAGGAATTGTTGAGGACGTTCTTGTGATGGTACACGACTTCATATTTCCCGTCGATTTTATAGTGTTGGATATGGAAGAAGATGTGAATGTACCGCTTATCCTGGGGCGTCCATTCCTTGCAACGGGAAAAACATTGATAGATATAGCAAAGGGAGAGCTCACTCTTTATATGGGCAACAACGCCACATCTTATCTATGTACAATGCTATGA